Genomic segment of Methanobacteriaceae archaeon:
TCTTAACACCATCCGCAGTTATGCAGATGTTAAATTGTTATTTGACATAGGGACAGTGGTTGTGCTGGCAGTTATGGTTCTCTTTTTGATTCAGGTGGTTCAGATACCCACCGCCAGTTTACTGCTCCTCATCTACATCTTTGTACGGATGATACCCAGGTTTTCCACCATCCAGAACAGCTACCAGTATTTCATAACCATGCTACCCGCTTTTTCCAATGTTATGGAATTGGAGGGGGAGTGTTTGGAGAATGCTGACCTTAAAGAGGATATGAGGAGACGGGAACTTGGAGAAGAAGTTCTAGGAACTGCAAAATCTGGTGATGGGGAAGGGGTTGAACTGGTTGATGTTTCCTTTACTTACCATGATGAACATCACTTTAGCATAAAAGACCTTAACCTCAGGATCCCTGCAGGTAGGACTACGGCCATTGTGGGCCCGTCTGGTGCAGGTAAAAGCACCATAGCTGACCTGGTGATGGGTTTAATCCAGCCAGATACGGGTGAGATAAGATTCAATGGACAGCCCATCTCTGCTTCTCAGGATTCATGGAGTGGTAGGATTGCTTATGTGGCACAGGACACCTTCCTTTTCAATGAAACTGTGCGCTTTAACTTACTCATTGCACGTCCTGATGCCAGTCAGGAGGAAGTGGGGGGCTGTTTGAAACTGGCTGCTGCCCACAAATTCGTATCCCGACTTCCTGATGGTCTGGACACACTGATTGGGGATAGGGGTGTCCGGTTGTCTGGGGGGGAGAGGCAGCGCCTGGCACTGGCCCGTGCTCTTTTGAGGAAACCATCCCTCCTGATTCTGGATGAGGCCACCAGTAACCTAGACTCTGAGAATGAGAAGAAAATCCTAAAGTCTATTGATAAGTTGCACGGTGAAATCACTATTCTAATGATAGCCCACCGGCTTTCCACCATTAAAAATGCTGATTATATCTACCTCTTAGATGGGGGTGAGGTGGTGGAATCCGGCACCTGGGATGAGCTTTTGGAAAATAAGGAGGGGAAGTTCTGGAAAGTTTGTGAGGTGCAGGGGATTATAGCTCATTAAACATTTCAAGTTCAATATTCACCTTTTGCATCTATTATTTTAACTTCAAATCGGGCAATTTTCTTTTCAGGATCATCAAATTGAGCATAGAAATATGAGGTTCCCTTGGCAGGAATAGTTTTTGGATCCAAGTAAGGGGTGTCATTAACTGCAAATACAGTTCCATTAGAATAATATGTGGTTACCTTGATTTTAACATTTAAGGCATCGTAAGGGTTATTATTGTTTATATCGCCATATACGTAGTAGATGGACTCGTTTCGTTCGCTGCGATTTCCTTTGGTGTTGTTTGCTACATTTATTAAATCTAATGATATTTTCTTTTCTCCCCATGTGCTGTTGGCTTTGTTGCTTTCTATACAACCTGAGCTAAAAATTAACCCGGTAATAAGAAATATTAGTAGTATTGGTATAATTTCTTCCATATTCTCACTCGATTTTAATTACAGATAACATTAGATAATTTATTAAATAAATACTTCTCTAATTCAAAAGATTTGCAGGGTGCTAAATAAATGCAACTACCATTTCGAATAAAAAAAGAAGATGAATTACTCATTCATTTATCACATACTCCCATTGAGACTAAAAAACAAACTAAAATCCAAAAAATTATCCAAAAGGGAGTTGATTGGGACTATTTATTAAAGAGAGCCTCTTATCATGGTTTAAGACCTATGCTTTATTACACTCTTAAAAACTATCCTAATAGTGTTCCTTTTGATGTTTTGAATTTTCTGAAGGATTTTTTGGTGAAAAATAGTTATAAAAATCTTTCATTCACTGGAGAAGTGTTGAGGATAATTAAATTACTCGATGAGGCTGACGTAACTACAATTCCTTACAAAGGTCCAGTTCTAGCAATCCAGGGTTATGATAATCTTTCTTTAAGAGAATTTGGCGATCTAGACTTGTTCATTGAAAAAAGAGATTTCTATAAAGTAAAAAGAATACTCATTAATGAGAATTTTGAAGCAGTATTAAACCTCTCCCCAAGTAAAGAAAAGAAATATCTAAAATCCCAGAGGGAATACAAATTTAAAAATAGGCATAATGGTATTATTCTTGAAATTCAGTGGAATGTGGTTGGGTTTTCTTTCTCATTTCCTAATGAAACTTCTTATCCTATCGATAAGATCAATTTACAGTCAGTTTTTATGAATAACAGATCCATTAAGACCTTCAGTAATGAAGATTTAATTCTGATTCTGTCAATTCATGTTGCTGGCCACATGTGGAGTCGTTTATCATGGCTTTATGATCTGGCGAGTTTAATAAAAAAATTCGAAGATCTAAATTGGGGAGTGATGATTAAAAAGGCAGAAAAACTGGGTGTTCAGCGTATACTATTTTCCAATCTTTATATTTTGCAAATCTTATTTAATTTGAGATACCCGAAAATTGTAAATAAGGGAATCAAGAAGGATTTTTACATTCAGGAGTTAAGTAAAAATATATTATATCTGATTTTCACTCCAGAAAAGCTAAACATTATGGACAAATTTATTTTAAGGTTTAAAATTAGAGAAAGTAAAATTCAGGGCTTTAAAGACAATTTAAAAATCTTAATTATTCCCCAGAGTGATGAATGGGCTTTATTTGAACGGGACCTGCCTAATTCCTTATTCATTTTAATAAGGCCCCTACAAATTATAAATCGGTTATTTGAGGGATTGTAAAGATAAGGGGTCTTTTAATTTCATGAAAACTTTAAATTCGATTATAAAGTTTTTTTTACCAAAAAAATACAAATTATGTCAAATTTTTCATGCAAATATTGCTAAAACCCCACTAATTTCATAATCCCACAAAAGTATAATATGAATGAAATTTTATCTTCCTTTATTCTACTTTAGCAAAGTTTATATTATTGTCTCAGTTACAAATTATTATAGGTCATTTAATTACTAACTTGTTATTGTGTTTTATTGGGGAGGTTTTTCTATAGAAACTGAAAAAATACTTGTTACAGGCGGATCAGGATTCATAGGAACCAATCTGGTTAAGGAATTAGAAAGGAGAGGTCATGAAGTGTTGGCTGTTGACCTGCTTCACAACAACCGGGACAACTACCAGCGATGTGACGTGCGCAGCTACCGACAGCTGGAAAGACTCTTTGATGAGAGGGATTTTGATTACGTTTATCATTTGGCTGCTGAATACGGTCGCTGGAATGGTGAGGAATACTATGAAAACCTGTGGCAGACCAATGTTATTGGAACCAAACATATGTTACGTTTGCAGGAAAAACTGGGCTTCAGGATGATATTCTTCTCATCAGCTGAGGTATACGGGGATTACACGGGCATAATGAGTGAGGATGTCATGGTCAACAATCCCATTAAGGATACTTATCAGATGAATGATTATGCCATTACTAAATGGGCGGGTGAGTTAATGTGCATGAACTCCGCTACCATGTTTGGAACAGAAACGGTTCGGGTGCGCCCGGTTAACTGCTACGGCCCCCATGAGGAATATTCTCCCTACAAGGGTTTCATACCCATTTTCATTTATAAAGCATTGCATAATCAGCCTTACACTGTTTATAAAGGTCATAAGCGTATTATTGATTATGTGGAGGATACTGTATCCACTTTTGCCAATATTGTGGATAATTTCATCCCTGGTGAGGTTTACAATGTGGGCGGGCGTACAGAGTGGGAGAAGGATATTAAAGAATACTCTGATCTGGTCTTGAATGCTGTGGGGCGGGATGATTCTCTGGTAACCTATGAAGAAGCCGAGGATTTCACCACTCAGGTTAAGACCATGGACTTTTCCAAGGCCATTAAAGATCTGAAGCATGATCCCAAGGTTGATCCTGAAGAGGGAATCAAGAGAACTGTGGAATGGATGCGATGGTTTTATAGAGTTGATGATTAGCTAATAATTAAAAATTACACGTTTTAAACACTTTGGTGGGGAGATAACATGGATTACTATGATTACAATGATAAAACTGTTTTAGTGACTGGTGGTGCTGGTTGCGTGGGTAGCAACCTCTCCCAGAGGCTATCAGAGCATGCGGGTAAAGTTATTATACTGGATAACCTGGATTCAGCTTATGAATGGAATCTTCCTCAAGCTGAAAATATAGATTTTGTTAAAGGGGATATCTTGGATGATGAGATGCTTAAAAGGGTTTTTAAGGAAAAACCGGATTATGTTTTTCACCTGGCAGCTCACTTTGCCAACCAGAACAGTGTGGATAACCCTGAACTGGATTTGATGGTTAATGGGATGGGTATCCTGAAAGTTTTGCAGTACGCCCATCTTGTGGATGTGGAGCGTTTTGTTTATTCTTCATCTGGTTGTGGAGTGTATGGGTTGGACTCTAAAATGCCCTTTGAAGAACATGATATATCCATCAGTCTTCACACCCCCTACCAGGTTACTAAATTGTTGGGAGAACTATACACTAACTATTTCCATAACCTTTATGGGTTGCCTATTGTTAATGCCCGGTTTTTTAATGTTTTTGGTCCTGGAGAAGTACCTGGTAAGTACCGGAATGTGATTCCTAATTTCATGTACTGGGCTATGACTGGACAGGCCTTGCCCATAACTGGGGATGGGACTGAGACCAGGGATTGGACCTATGTGGATGATATTGTTAACGGTCTTATGGCTATGGGAGTAGTGGACGAGGCTATTGGTGAAGCAATTAACCTTGGTTCTGGCACTGAAACCAGAGTCATTGACATGGCTAACATGATTAATGAGTTAACCGGGAACACGGAAGGCATTGCCTACGCAGCCCGAAGGGACTGGGATGCTAAGACACGTTTGCTTTCTTCCATTGAAAAAGCCCAAAAAATTCTTAATTATAATCCTAAGACAACTTTTAAGGATGGTTTGAAGAAAACCTATTCCTGGTTTGTGGAAAACTGGGATGATATCGAGAGAAGCGCAGAATTTTGATATTTATGAATATACTTGTTGTACAGGAATCCGACTGGATCCAGAGGAACCCCCATCAACAACACCATCTTATGGAACGATTATCTTTAAGAGGTCATAAGATACGTGTTATTGATTATGAGATTGACTGGAAAACCAATAAGAACGAGGGAATAATCTCCAAAAGACAGGTTTTTAAAGGTGTTCATAAAATTCATGATGAAGCCAGTATAGACGTGGTAAGGCCAGGCCTACTCAAGGTTCCAGTTTTAAATTATATTTCCTGGACTTGGACTAGTTGGAGAGAAATCAATCGCCAGATCAAGGAATTTAAACCCGATGTTATTGTTGGTTTTGGTTTGATTAATACATATATTGCTGCTAGAGCAGCCAAAAAACACAAAATACCATTTTTTTATTATCTTATTGACGTTCTTTATACGCTAATACCAGAAAAATCGTTACAGCTCGTTGGTAAAAAAGTTCAAAGGAATATAATCAAAAATTCTGATTTGATTATAACTATTAACAAAAAGCTATCTGAGTCAGTTATACAACTTGGTGCTAATGCAGACAAAACATTAGTTATAGATGCTGGTATTGACTTAGACAGATTTGATCAGGATATTGATGGTTCAATTATCCGTAAAAAGTATGGGGTAAAAGATAATGAATTATTACTCTTTTTCATGGGTTGGATTTATCACTTTGCAGGTGTCAAAGAAGTAGCAGAGGAACTGGGAAAAGGAAATCATGAAAAAATTAAATTGATGGTAGTAGGAGATGGGGATGCGTACTCCGATCTTGAAGAAATAAGAGAAAAATATCAATTACATGAAACACTCATATTAACTGGTAAACAACCATATAATAAAATACCTGAGTTTGTAGCAGCATCTGATGTCTGTATTTTACCTGCTTATCCTGATGAGGAAATAATGCAAGACATAGTTCCTATTAAGATATATGAATATATGGCAATGGAAAAACCTGTCATCACAACAAACCTTCTTGGCATAAAAAAAGAATTTGGAGAAAAAAATGGAATTTTCTATGTAAATCAACCGGAAGATGTAATCAGTCTTGGATTTAAATTAAATAATAAGGTTGATGGAAAGATCGCTAGAAAATTTGTTGAAAATAAAGATTGGGAGTCAATTACTGACGAATTTGAAAAAACTTTGGATGAGGTAGTTAAGATTGCATGAATCTTTAGCTTACATATCAAAAATTGAAGATCTAAAAGAAGATATAGAAAGAGGTCTTGAATTCATAAAGTGGAAAAAAGAAGTTAAAAAAGATTCCACAGTATTCATTAAACCGAATTTTACTTATCCCTACTATAAGGAGGGTATTACCACATCTCCGGAGTTAATCAAATTTCTACTAGAAATTTTAAAAGACAGAGCGGATAATGTTATACTAGGAGAATCAAATGGAGGTAATCATTCTTTCACTGCAGATGATTCTTTTAAAGGTCACCAAATGCCTGAAATTTGCAGAGATGCGGGCGTTGATCTGGTAAATTTGTCTCATTTGCCTTCAAGATTTCTTGAAGAAGAGATTGCGGGTAAAAAGGTCAAAGTTCAACTACCTAAACTTCTTCTTGATGATGTGGATTGTTTTATTTCTGTTCCAGTGTTAAAGGTGCACGTCATGACCGGTGTAACTCTCAGTATGAAAAACTTGTGGGGATGTTATCCGGATACCATGAGATGTTTACACCACAAGAATCTGAGTGAAAAGCTTACTTTAATAACTAAATCCCTCAACCCTAAAATTGTGGTTATGGATGGAATATATGCTCTTGATGGTCATGGGCCAATGTATGGGCAAGCCAAAAAACTCGATTTATTGTTAACTTCAAATAATCCTGTTTCCATTGATGCATTAGGCGCAGCAGTTATGGGGATCCCCATTGAAAAAGCTAAGCATATTTTAACGGCTGAAGAAGAAGGTTTGGGGCCTACTAATTTAGATAAAATTAATATTAATCAGAATTGGGATGAATTTGTCATGGAATTTTCTTCAAATAAAACTTTCATTGATCAATTTTCAAAACTGCTTTTCGAAAGCGAAATAATGGCAAAGATTGTCATGGACTCTCCAGTAACACCAGTTATATATAAATTTGCTAAATTTTTCAGAAATAGTGATGAAAAAACAGTTGTAAATGAGCTTGAAGAATATTGCAAAAAATAATTTTCTGGAGGTTAAATGAAAGTTATTTTGATTCGTTCAAGGGCTATCGACCCTGCAATAAATAAAGTAGCTGATTGTTTATCTAAACATGGTTGTAAAGTTAAACTGCTATTGTGGGATCGCAATGCAGATTCTAATGATGATCAAGCTAATTATAAAAAGATAACCTTTAATTTAAGAGCGCCTTATGACAAATTTCATATTGTTTTTTACTTACCATTCTGGTGGTTATTTGAATTCATTTATTTACTAAAAGATGATTCAGATGTAATACATGCAACAGATCTTGATACGTTGATTCCCGCGTCCTTAGTTAAGTTGATTAAAGGAAAAAAATTATACTACACAATTTATGATTTTTATGCCGATAATTTACCTTCATCAATTCCCAGATTTTTCAAGAATTTTATTTCCGGTTTAGAAAAATATTTCATAGGTTTTACAGATGTTTTGTTTTTGGCAGACGAATCCAGACTCGTGCAGATCGAAAGCTCTAAAACTAATCAGATTTATTACATTTACAATTCTCCCCCTGATTATTTTAGAAATATAACAATACCATCAAATCAGGGGATTACATTAAATAAACAGTTAGTTTTATTTTATGGTGGTTTATTACATGAATCACGGGGTTTATTTGCTGTCATAAAAGCAATAAACGGTACGAATATCAAGTTGATCTTTGCTGGAGAGGGATCATTAAAAAATGAAATTAAAGATTTAACCCGGATTAATGAAAATATTAAATATAAAGGCTTTTTGGATTATGAAGATATTATTAATGAAACCCTGGCCGCAGATGTGCTGTTTGCTTTCTATGATCCTGCTATTCCTAATAATAGATATGCTAGTCCGAATAAGCTTTTTGAGGCTATGATGTCTGGAAAACCTATTATAGTTAATGATGGCACTTCAATGGCAAATATTGTTCAGAAAGAAGGATGTGGAATAATAGTTCCCTATGGAAATGCAGAATTTATTAAAAAAGCTATCGTAACACTTAAAGATCCAAGTATATATGAAAAATTAGGAAAGAATGGAAGAAATGCTTATGAGAAAAAATATAAATGGAGTATTATGGAGAAAAGATTATTAAAAGCTTATAATATTTATAAGGAATGTAAACATACAGGAATGAATTGAAAACTACGCAATGAATTAATAATATATTAAAACTTTTTCATCTGACGGGGTGTAAAGTTATTAGGGGTTGAGTGATATTTGCAACTTATCTTTGCTATACTTTATCTTTGTTTGGTGAAAGAACCAATAATTAACTAATTTCAATTTTTCATGAACACTAAAACACACATTAATTTTACAGTCCCCATCTGACATTAACACCGGGCATTTAATATTTGACGTTTAAGGAATTATCGATGTGATTCAATGGATTTACATATTAATGAGTTACAAATCAATGACTGGTCAATGAGAAGATTTACGGTATTAATATTTTCAATATTAATTGTTTATATTTCTATTTCATTATTAGAAACATTAAAAATCTGTTTACCTGATTTCAAAGCCTTTTTTGGGGTTTTGATTCTTTTAATTCCAGGATTCATTATTCTTCGAATTTTAAATCTTCATGAATTGGGGCTTACTAAGTCATTTACATTTTCAATAGGACTTAGTTTAGCCCTTATTATGATTATTGGATTAATTTTAAATCAGATAATACCTTTAATTGGAATTTTAAAACCTCTTACTCAGCTTATTCTTCAATTAACCTTCATTTTTTCAGTAATTATACTCTTAATTATTGCTTATCTTATTGACAACGATTACAAACCAAAGCCCAGTAAAATCAATCTTTCTTTAATGAACCCATATCTACTCTTAATAATTTTGAATCTGTTTATTGGCGTGATAGGGGTTAATTTTGCTTATTACTTAGATAACAATCTTCTATTGATGATCTTCATTTTAATAATATCTCTTATTCCTATTTTTGTTGTATTCAATAAGTTTGATTCAAAATTCTATCCCTTTGTAATATTTATTACATCCCTTGCTTTATTGTATCATGTCTCATTGTTTTCTCCTTTTTTAGTGGGAACTGATATATTTGGAGAACTTTGGCAGGCGAATTTAACATACATAAATCAGATATGGGATGTGTCTACGACTGGCTTATTAAATTCTGTTTTGAGTATTACAATACTTCCCCCAATATTTTCGATCATGTGTGGCTTTGACAATGTTTTCTATTTAAAATATATTGCACCATTCTTCTTTTCATTAGTGCCTGTTGTATTGTATTCATTTTATGAAAATGCCATAGATCTTACAGAAAAAGAGAAATTATTAGCTGTGTTTTTTGTCATTTCACTCTCACAGTTCTTTTTTTTAATGATAGGACTTGCAAGACAACAAATTGCAGAACTATTTTTTGTATTACTTCTCTGGTTAATAGTTGACAAAAAGTACAATGCAGCAAATGTAATTGTATTTATTTTATTTACCTTTGCATTAGTCTGTTCTCACTACTCACTGGCTTATATTTTTCTTTTTTATGTTCTATCGTATATATTTCTAAAATATCTCATTTCCAAAACGAGTTTAAAGTACACGTTTTTTTTTAGTAAGTCCAAAATTAATTTAAATTATATTTTATTATTGGTAGTTTTAATAGTTGCATGGCAAATTTATGTCTCTTACGGGTCGGTTCTGGGTTTCCTTGTGGGTTTTATTGAAACAATATTCAATGGACTTTCAGACATATTTACTCCCCAAGCAAATGTTTCAGTTAAAGTTCTCACATCATCTTCTTCAAAAATCTTTCACACAATATTCAGATATATTTTCTATTCTGTTCTTTTTTTCATAGTCATTGGAATGATTGATCTGTTACAACGTATACGAATTAAAAAAGAAGTAAAAACGTTTGAGATTATGGCAATTTCAAGTTGTGCAATTTTAGGTATTTTTGTGGTTTTGCCTTTTGCAGGGTTTTCGCTTGGCTTTGAAAGAATATTTCAGGTTACATCTTTAATTTTAGCACCATATATGGTGCTTGGTTTTAAGAGATTTTTAACATTAATTAAAACGAATACGGCAAAATTTCTAAAATTTAGAGTTGATGTTAGTGGAATAACATTAAATAGATTATTAGCATTATTTTTAGCAATATTCTTCCTTTTTAATTCTGGTTTTGTATATGAGATTGTGGATGATGATTTACCTAATTCAATTCCATTATCCATGCACCATGCGAAAGATATTACGAAGATTGAAAAAACGAAAGGGCTCATGTACTTAAAGGTTCAAACCATTTCATCAAGTGAATTAAGCTCAGCAGAATGGTTCATCGATCATTATGACTCAAAACAACGAACTTTTACTGCTTATGGGAGCACTGAGTTGTATGTTTTTGGATTTAGGAATGCAACAATTATTGATCTGAATAAAACAACTTCAAAAGGATACATAGGATATTTCTACTTAAATTCGATTGTGAAAGTTATGGGTTTTAATATCCTACGAAAACGAACATCCGTGTCTGAAACAAAGATCTCTCAAGATTCATTGGATAATTTGAACAAAATTAACAAGATTTATAGCAACACTGGAAATGATATATTTCTAAATACTTAATTATTATCTATAGGGTGTTAGGTTTTTACATTTCAGCGAGCCGTTGTAGTTGCTTGTTATCTGGTTTTAGTTTGGATACTATTATTGCTGCTAAAAGTACACTTAGATATGTGGTTTTTGCTACTGATTTGTATGTATAAGACGGTACTTGTTCATAACCGACTCCGTTCTTGAAGAATTTGATAAAGTCTTCGATTTTGCTTTGTATGGACTTTATAGGGTGTTAGATTTTTACATTTCAGCGAGGCGTTGTAGTTGCTTGTTATCGGGTTTTAGTTTGGATACTATTAAGGCTGCTAAAAGTACACTTAAATAGGTGGTTTTTGCTACTGATTTGTATGATATAGAGGTTGTATTGTAGCCCACTCCATTCTTGAAGAATTTGTTAAAGTTTCAATTTTGCTTCTTATAGACTTAAATTGCCCCATTTATCATATAATTTACTTAATTTACTTATTAATCGTTTTTATAAATATTTTGATGGATTTCCCATGCACATAACTCTAATATTATAATATATTTTGTAATATATCGGCGGAAAACTCTTATCTTATTCGTGAATTTTTCTTATGGTCGAATTAAAGGAACAATTCTAATTAGTCCACTTAATCCAGACCCATAGTTTTTAAAACTGAAAAATAGCCTTTACACGGCAAGGATAAGTCTCATTTTTTTAGTATCCCCTTTTTATATTTTTAGGTTCGCAACGGATTTTCTAGATAAAATTTTTACTGTACATGAACTGCCCCCATTGGTGGAATAGCATGCCTAATGGTTGTACAAGTGTCTTATATCCATGGCTATAGTTAATTCAGCTCCAACACAATTTCTTTTTTTCATAATAGAAAAGCCATAATTTATAGCCATTTCTTCTAAATTCTATCATCATAAGACGATTTTTGTCAAGATTAATTCTGATACGGATATCAGTTGAAATGATTATCTTCCTATTTAACCTCCACATACGCCTCAAATTCTTTACTTAGACATTTAAAAACAAAATTCATAGTACTAATTGGCAGTCATCAAAACGAGAGAAAACCTTCTAATGAGTTTAGAAAAATCTAAAGTTGATTTGCACCTGATGCTTATCTTAACTCTTTACTGTTATTTAATTCATTAACCTACATAATTAACCTACATATTTAATATCGATCTATGTTGATAAAGAACTAATCTGAACATTCAATAAATAATAATAAATTCATTTAAACAAAATCAAATTAAGCGGTAATAAAATGTAATCTGCGGAAAAAACTCATAAAGTATTCTTATCAATAAATCATATGTGGCAGTAATATTGAAAATAAATTGACATTAATTTATTATTAATTAGTATCACACTCGTTCTAAGTACAAACACGGTGAACGTAGCATCAGAAAGCACCAAACTAACTAAAGATACAAACTATTCAAACACAAACCATGAAACAACAAATATAACCTATTCTAATCAAGAAAAGGGAACAACAAATCCCGTGAACTATGCTGCTGCAGGACTTATATATTTAACACCATAAAATCCGAGGCAGCGAACTGGACACAAAAATACACAGAAAACAACAACCCAACACCACAACCATCACGGAACCAAACTAAACGGGAACCCAACCACCACACAAAGATAATAAGTGCTTTATGTTGAAAAATAATCAACATTCCATTGCCAATGTATAATGGGAAAGTCTCAATAGTTTAAAAAATAAATACAATATAAAAAAAATCACATTAACTACCCTGCTTGTTATTAATCTAAAAAAGAGCAATTGTAAAATCTATTAAGTTATTCTTATAGATGATTGTCTAGTGAAATCAGGTGATAATTTGGATGGTAAAAAAAATCTAAAAGAAGATAGTAAAGGACTTTTTCGAAGACTATACAAAAATCCTCTCTTTATATTAATTTTAATCACTTTAGGAATGATTTCATATCTTTTAAGTGTTCAGATAAAAATTGGAGTTCCTTATTGGGATGTTTTTAACTATCTTAACAATGCAGTTTATTACGCAGGTATGAATGGTGGAGGTGTTATTACATATTTTCCTCCTGTAATTCCATTACTAACATCTATTCTGTTTAGAATGGGTTATTTGTCAATCAATGCTATTTTCATAGTGAGTGGATTAATATTCTTAATAGGAATTATTGGATTTTATTTACTATTAAAACAACGTTTTAATTCCATACAAAGTTTAACAGGTAGTTTAATTTTTATTTCATTACCAGTTGTATTATCCTGGGCAGTTAGTGGAGGTATAGACATACCTGGAGTTGTATTTTCTATTTGGGCACTTTATTTTACTATTATTGGTTTAAATAAAGATTCAAAATTTTTATATTTAGT
This window contains:
- a CDS encoding glycosyltransferase family 4 protein; this translates as MKVILIRSRAIDPAINKVADCLSKHGCKVKLLLWDRNADSNDDQANYKKITFNLRAPYDKFHIVFYLPFWWLFEFIYLLKDDSDVIHATDLDTLIPASLVKLIKGKKLYYTIYDFYADNLPSSIPRFFKNFISGLEKYFIGFTDVLFLADESRLVQIESSKTNQIYYIYNSPPDYFRNITIPSNQGITLNKQLVLFYGGLLHESRGLFAVIKAINGTNIKLIFAGEGSLKNEIKDLTRINENIKYKGFLDYEDIINETLAADVLFAFYDPAIPNNRYASPNKLFEAMMSGKPIIVNDGTSMANIVQKEGCGIIVPYGNAEFIKKAIVTLKDPSIYEKLGKNGRNAYEKKYKWSIMEKRLLKAYNIYKECKHTGMN
- a CDS encoding DUF2206 domain-containing protein — protein: MDLHINELQINDWSMRRFTVLIFSILIVYISISLLETLKICLPDFKAFFGVLILLIPGFIILRILNLHELGLTKSFTFSIGLSLALIMIIGLILNQIIPLIGILKPLTQLILQLTFIFSVIILLIIAYLIDNDYKPKPSKINLSLMNPYLLLIILNLFIGVIGVNFAYYLDNNLLLMIFILIISLIPIFVVFNKFDSKFYPFVIFITSLALLYHVSLFSPFLVGTDIFGELWQANLTYINQIWDVSTTGLLNSVLSITILPPIFSIMCGFDNVFYLKYIAPFFFSLVPVVLYSFYENAIDLTEKEKLLAVFFVISLSQFFFLMIGLARQQIAELFFVLLLWLIVDKKYNAANVIVFILFTFALVCSHYSLAYIFLFYVLSYIFLKYLISKTSLKYTFFFSKSKINLNYILLLVVLIVAWQIYVSYGSVLGFLVGFIETIFNGLSDIFTPQANVSVKVLTSSSSKIFHTIFRYIFYSVLFFIVIGMIDLLQRIRIKKEVKTFEIMAISSCAILGIFVVLPFAGFSLGFERIFQVTSLILAPYMVLGFKRFLTLIKTNTAKFLKFRVDVSGITLNRLLALFLAIFFLFNSGFVYEIVDDDLPNSIPLSMHHAKDITKIEKTKGLMYLKVQTISSSELSSAEWFIDHYDSKQRTFTAYGSTELYVFGFRNATIIDLNKTTSKGYIGYFYLNSIVKVMGFNILRKRTSVSETKISQDSLDNLNKINKIYSNTGNDIFLNT